The region TTGATGGCATTCGCATAGACGCCGGAGAAGGTTTCAGGCGTCATGTTCACGAAGGCCGCGACGTTCTCCTTTACGAAATCCGAGTCCGAATTGTCGTAGATTTCCTGCAGGCGTTGGCGCAACTGCGGTTCAGGTTCGGAAAGATTGGCGCGGACCTGGCGAAGCGTCTGGTTCTCCTTCTCAGTATGTCCGGAAAGGCAAACGTCGGCGATCATCGCCGTCAACAACTGCAAGGCCGAGGCCCGGAAGAAGTCGTCGCGCACACCGCGCGTACCGCCGCTATCGCTCATGATCCATGAGGCAACGGATGCGATATCCTCTTCCTTGGTGCCGCCGAATTGCCCGATCCAATCCAGCGCATTGAATCCGGTTTCCGGCTTCTTCGGATCGAGGACGAACAGGTCTCGGTCCGCGCTGGTGCGATGGGCCGACACCATTGGGGCAACCTCATTCGACGGGTCGAGGACGATCAGCGAGGCGCCCCATTTGAGCGCCGTCGGGATCGTCACCGATGTCGTCTTGAAACCGCCGGAACCAGCGAACACGATGCCATGCGACGAACCGAACGAACCGTCGAAGCATAAGAGCGGTGACTTACCACCGGCACCCCATGTGTCGGGATCATCGGCGCGAAACGCGCGCGTCCCTACGCTGTCCTTGTCGACGCGATATCGCTCGCCGACGACGATACCGCCGCCCTCCGCAAACAGGCCCGTCGTCTCCTGCATTTTCATCCAGTCGGCCTCTCCATGCAGCGCCCGCTTGCCGCGTATGCGTTTGGGCTCGGCACTGGCGAAGGCCGCGTTGCCGACGAGCGCAACGCGGAGGGCGAAGCAGGCAGAAAGCGCTGCAGCTGCCGCTCCGATCAGCGTCGCCGGATCGAGATAGGAGAGGAGCGACTTGCCGACCGGAACCTGGTTCGCGAATGCCGACAGCCTGATCGCCTCGCGAACGATGGCGACAATGATCGTCGCTAGCCCTCCGGCGGCGACGCCCCATCCTGCCGTCTTGATCCTGATCGCGCCGGCGCTCGCGAACAGCAACACGATGCCGATGACCGCCGCGGCGACATAAGGCAGGGCAATGCCGGCGCGGCCGAGCGTCTGTCGAGCAGCCTCCGTCTTTCCGAAGCCGGACAGCCAGTGTTCGATCCCGGTCAATCCGATCACGACCAGGATCATCAGCACGACAGGCGCCATGAAAAGAATGATCCTATTCATCGCTGTTGCCAAAGGCCCCCGCGCCGATCGCCAGCAGCCGCGGCCGTTCGGTCTCATCTGCTTTGAGGCGCTGGCTCAAATCGATGAGCGCGCCCAGCAGCAGCGCCCGTTTCTCGTATCGAAGGCCCGCTTTGACGATCAGACCGCCGAGCTCGATCTTTTCCCGCGTGTCCTTCTTGCGGGCGTCGGATGTGGTCGTGCGCGCCATCCGCTCAAGCCTCAGCAGTCCCGCCCGCAGCCGCGCCAGTCGCGTTCTGCGTGGACGGTGCCCTGCTTTCGCCTGCGCCTGCTCCCCTCTTTCCTCCGGTCGTACGAACCTCGCCTCCGCGAAACCGTTTCGCCAGGTCCTCGAAGGCCGCCTGCAGCTCTGCCTCGTCGACCTCGATCTCGCCAAGTCCGGCCTTGAGGGCGATCCGGCCGATGCGCTCGGCCTCACGGGTCTCGGCGATCTTTAGCTGCTCCTGGAGTTTGGCGATTTCGTCGCGGATCTTGGAGGATGGCCTTTTCATTCCGTACGTCTCCTTTGGGTTGGAAAGCTTGTCTTTCGAACCCAGTTTCCCGGAGGAGCGTGCGGAACGCACTACTGTGAATCCTACAATCGCCAAAGCGCCAGCTTTGGTGAATGATCCCGGCCGTTCCGAAGGAGCGGATCCGAAGGGCGCAATTATACGTCGCTGACGCGACGTTCTGCTTTTTGCCCCTGGCGGGGCCTTCCGCTTCCGACGAACCTGTTGATTTCGTTCGCAACCGGGAAAGAATTGCTGTGGCCGTCCCCCATTTCTCCGTCAGCGTTGTCGCCCGCGGCTCCGGCCGCAGCGCCGTGCTGTCGGCGGCCTACCGGCACTGCGCCAAGATGGAGTTCGAGCGCGAGGCTCGAACGATCGACTACACTCGCAAGCACGGATTACTGCACGAAGAGTTCGTTATTCCCGCAGACGCTCCCGAATGGCTGCGAACGATGATCGCGGATCGTTCGGTCGCCGGTGCTTCCGAAGCCTTCTGGAACAAGGTCGAAGATTTCGAGAAGCGCTCCGATGCGCAGCTTGCCAAGGACGTCACCATTGCTCTGCCGATCGAACTGAGCGCTCAGCAGAATATCGCGCTCGTGCGGGATTTCGTCGAACGGCACATCACGTCGAACGGCATGGTGGCCGACTGGGTCTATCATGACGCGCCGGGCAACCCGCACGTTCATCTGATGACAACCTTGCGGCCGCTGACCGAAGACGGTTTCGGCGCCAAGAAGGTCGCGCTGCTTGGACCGGACGGCAATCCGATCCGCAACGATGCCGGCAAGATCGTCTATGAGCTCTGGGCTGGAGGCATCGACGATTTCAACGCGTTTCGCGACGGATGGTTTGCCTGCCAGAACAGGCATCTGGCGCTGGCCGGTCTCGACCTTCGCGTCGACGGCCGCTCCTTCGAAAAGCAGGGGATCGATCTCGAACCGACCATCCACCTTGGCGTCGGGACCAAAGCGATCGAGCGGAAAGCCGATGTTGCTACGAAGCCGGTCGAGCTCGAGCGCATCGAACTGCAGGATGCGCGCAGAGCCGAAAACGCGAGACGGATCGACCGGAGCCCAAAACTCGTCATCGACCTGATCACGCGTGAGAAGAGCGTCTTCGACGAGCGTGATGTCGCCAAGATCCTGCATCGTTATATCGACGATCCCGCCCTGTTCCAAAGCCTCATGGTCCGGATCATCCTGCATCCCGACACGTTCCGCCTTGAGCGCGAGCGGATCGACTTTGCCACTGGTTCCAGATTGCCCGCCAAATACACGACGCGGGAAATGATCCGGCTGGAAGCGCAGATGGCCAATCGCGCCGTCTGGCTATCGCAACGGTCGTCACATGGCGTGCGGGATCCGGTGCTCGCCGCGACTTTTGCCCGTCATGACCGCCTGTCGGATGAGCAGAGAACTGCGATCGAGCACGTCGCGGGAGCCGAGCGGATTGCCTCGGTGATCGGCCGCGCCGGCGCCGGTAAGACGACGATGATGAAGGCGGCACGCGAAGCCTGGGAGGCGGCCGGCTATCGGGTCGTCGGTGGCGCACTTGCCGGCAAGGCGGCCGAAGGGCTGGAGAAAGAAGCGGGAATCCCTTCTCGGACACTTTCGTCCTGGGAGCTTCGCTGGAATGCGGGAAGAAACCAGCTCGACAGCAAGACGGTCTTCGTTCTGGACGAGGCCGGCATGGTGTCGTCGCGGCAGATGGCGCTGTTCGTCGAAGCGGTGACGAAGGCCGGCGCCAAGCTCGTTCTCATCGGCGATCCCGAACAGCTCCAACCGATCGAAGCAGGCGCCGCGTTTCGGGCGATTTCCGATCGCATTGGGTATGCGGAACTCGAAACCATCTATCGCCAGCGCCAGCAATGGATGCGCGATGCCTCGCTCGACCTGGCGCGCGGCAACGTCGGCAAGGCAGTCGACGCCTACCGTGCCAATGGCAAGGTGATCGGGTGGGATCTGAAGGCCGACGCCGTCGACAACCTCATCGCCGCCTGGGACCGCGATTACGATCCGGCGAAGACGTCGCTGATCCTGGCTCATTTGCGCAGGGACGTTCGCATGCTCAACCAGATGGCGCGCATCAAACTCATCGAGCGCGGGGTTCTCGACAAGGGAGCTATGTTCAAGACGGCGGACGGCGATCGCAATTTTGCCGTGGGCGACCAGATCGTGTTCCTCAAGAACGAAGGATCGCTCGGCGTCAAGAATGGCATGTTGGCCAAGGTCGTTGAGACCGGGCCGGGCCGCATCGTCGCGCAGGTTGGCGATGGCGAGCTTGCGCGCCAGGTGCTGGTGGAACAACGCTTCTACAACAACCTCGATTATGGCTATGCCACGACGATCCATAAAAGCCAGGGCGCCACGGTCGATCGGGTCAAGGTGCTGGGTTCTCTTTCTCTTGATCGCCACCTCACCTATGTCGCCATGACTCGTCATCGTGAGGACCTGGCCGTCTATTACGGCCGAAGATCCTTCGCCAAGGCCGGCGGCTTGATCCCAGTCCTCTCGCGCAGGAACGCCAAGGAAACGACCCTCGATTACGCTGGTGGTCCCTTCTACCATCAGGCCCTTCGCTTCGCCGAGGCTCGAGGTCTCAATCTCGTCAACGTGGCCCGCACGCTCCTCCGCGATCGGCTGGAATGGACGGTTGGGCAAAAGCAAAAGCTCATCGATCTTGGTGCGCGGCTGGCCGCGGTCGCCGCCAAGCTCGGGCTCATCATCGGCTCTGTGAAATCCCCAATTCATGACACTGTCAGGAAGGCAAGACCCATGGTTTCCGGCATCACCACCTTCGCAAAATCAATCGACCAGGCGGTGGAGGACAAGGTCACAGCCGATCCCGGTTTGAAGAAACAGTGGGAGGAGGTTTCGACCCGTTTCCACCTCGTCTACGCGCAGCCGGGAATCGCGTTCAAGGCGATCAACGTCGACGCACTGCTGAAGGATGGAGCGGTGGCGAATGCCACCATCGGCAGGATCCGCGATCAACCGGAAAGCTTCGGCGCCTTGAAAGGCAAGACCGGTCTACTGGCAAGCGGCACTGACAAGCAGGCGCGGGCAACAGCGCTGACCAACGCGCCGGCTCTGGCTCGAAATCTGGAACGCTATCTGCGCCAGCGTGCAGAGGCGGAGCGCAAATATGAGGTCGAGGAACGCGCCGTCCGTCTGAAGGTGTCCATCGATATTCCGGCGCTCTCGGCAAACGCAAAGCAGACCCTCGAACGTGTGCGCGATGCGATCGACCGCAACGACCTGCCGGCCGGTCTCGAATATGCGCTTGCCGACAAAATGGTGAAGGCGGAGCTCGAGGGATTTGCGAGAGCTGTATCGGAGCGTTTCGGCGAGCGGACCTTCCTGCCTCTTGCCGCAAAAGGCACCAACGGACAGACATTTAACACCGTCACCGCGGGGATGACGGCCGGACAGAGGGCCGAAGTGCAATCAGCATGGAATTTTATGCGGACCGCGCAGCAGCTGGCCGCGCATGAGCGCACGACGGAGGCTTTGAAACAGACGGAAACCCTGCGTCAGACAAAGAGCCAGGGACTGTCCCTGAAATGACGGCGCAAGTCTCTGTACGTCGGATGCGACCTGCGCGACGATCGAATGCCGTCGTGCTTTTGTTGGTGGCGGCAACCGTCGTTGGGGGCAGTGCCGCTGCCGCCAAGATCGGCGGCTACCGCATCAACCTGACGCCGAGCGAGCCCCTCGGGATATGGCGCATCTCGGCGCTCAATCGAGTGGTATCGGCAGGCGATCTCGTCTTCATTTGCCCTCCGCAAACGCCTGTCATGCGAGAGGCCAGAGCGCGTGGCTATCTCCGCTTCGGAACCTGCCCGGGCGGGGTCGCTCCGCTCATCAAGACGGTCATCGCGGTTCCCGGGCAGCATGTCGAAATCGGTGCGGGCGTAACGATCGACGGGCATGCGATCCCTT is a window of Agrobacterium cucumeris DNA encoding:
- the traG gene encoding Ti-type conjugative transfer system protein TraG, giving the protein MNRIILFMAPVVLMILVVIGLTGIEHWLSGFGKTEAARQTLGRAGIALPYVAAAVIGIVLLFASAGAIRIKTAGWGVAAGGLATIIVAIVREAIRLSAFANQVPVGKSLLSYLDPATLIGAAAAALSACFALRVALVGNAAFASAEPKRIRGKRALHGEADWMKMQETTGLFAEGGGIVVGERYRVDKDSVGTRAFRADDPDTWGAGGKSPLLCFDGSFGSSHGIVFAGSGGFKTTSVTIPTALKWGASLIVLDPSNEVAPMVSAHRTSADRDLFVLDPKKPETGFNALDWIGQFGGTKEEDIASVASWIMSDSGGTRGVRDDFFRASALQLLTAMIADVCLSGHTEKENQTLRQVRANLSEPEPQLRQRLQEIYDNSDSDFVKENVAAFVNMTPETFSGVYANAIKETHWLSYPNYAALVSGKTFSTGDLADGNTDVFINIDLKTLETHAGLARVIIGSFLNAIYNRDGLMKGRALFLLDEVARLGYMRILETARDAGRKYGITLLMIYQSIGQMRETYGGRDAASKWFESASWISFAAINDTETADYISRRCGMTTAEIDQVSRSSQMKGSSRTRSKQLAARPLIQPHEVLRMRADEQIVFTAGNAPLRCGRAIWFRRDDMKACVGTNRFHKLGSPPEAPLIEPARRAASKVDPEK
- the traD gene encoding type IV conjugative transfer system coupling protein TraD: MARTTTSDARKKDTREKIELGGLIVKAGLRYEKRALLLGALIDLSQRLKADETERPRLLAIGAGAFGNSDE
- the traC gene encoding conjugal transfer protein TraC, translated to MKRPSSKIRDEIAKLQEQLKIAETREAERIGRIALKAGLGEIEVDEAELQAAFEDLAKRFRGGEVRTTGGKRGAGAGESRAPSTQNATGAAAGGTAEA
- the traA gene encoding Ti-type conjugative transfer relaxase TraA, with product MAVPHFSVSVVARGSGRSAVLSAAYRHCAKMEFEREARTIDYTRKHGLLHEEFVIPADAPEWLRTMIADRSVAGASEAFWNKVEDFEKRSDAQLAKDVTIALPIELSAQQNIALVRDFVERHITSNGMVADWVYHDAPGNPHVHLMTTLRPLTEDGFGAKKVALLGPDGNPIRNDAGKIVYELWAGGIDDFNAFRDGWFACQNRHLALAGLDLRVDGRSFEKQGIDLEPTIHLGVGTKAIERKADVATKPVELERIELQDARRAENARRIDRSPKLVIDLITREKSVFDERDVAKILHRYIDDPALFQSLMVRIILHPDTFRLERERIDFATGSRLPAKYTTREMIRLEAQMANRAVWLSQRSSHGVRDPVLAATFARHDRLSDEQRTAIEHVAGAERIASVIGRAGAGKTTMMKAAREAWEAAGYRVVGGALAGKAAEGLEKEAGIPSRTLSSWELRWNAGRNQLDSKTVFVLDEAGMVSSRQMALFVEAVTKAGAKLVLIGDPEQLQPIEAGAAFRAISDRIGYAELETIYRQRQQWMRDASLDLARGNVGKAVDAYRANGKVIGWDLKADAVDNLIAAWDRDYDPAKTSLILAHLRRDVRMLNQMARIKLIERGVLDKGAMFKTADGDRNFAVGDQIVFLKNEGSLGVKNGMLAKVVETGPGRIVAQVGDGELARQVLVEQRFYNNLDYGYATTIHKSQGATVDRVKVLGSLSLDRHLTYVAMTRHREDLAVYYGRRSFAKAGGLIPVLSRRNAKETTLDYAGGPFYHQALRFAEARGLNLVNVARTLLRDRLEWTVGQKQKLIDLGARLAAVAAKLGLIIGSVKSPIHDTVRKARPMVSGITTFAKSIDQAVEDKVTADPGLKKQWEEVSTRFHLVYAQPGIAFKAINVDALLKDGAVANATIGRIRDQPESFGALKGKTGLLASGTDKQARATALTNAPALARNLERYLRQRAEAERKYEVEERAVRLKVSIDIPALSANAKQTLERVRDAIDRNDLPAGLEYALADKMVKAELEGFARAVSERFGERTFLPLAAKGTNGQTFNTVTAGMTAGQRAEVQSAWNFMRTAQQLAAHERTTEALKQTETLRQTKSQGLSLK
- the traF gene encoding conjugative transfer signal peptidase TraF, whose product is MTAQVSVRRMRPARRSNAVVLLLVAATVVGGSAAAAKIGGYRINLTPSEPLGIWRISALNRVVSAGDLVFICPPQTPVMREARARGYLRFGTCPGGVAPLIKTVIAVPGQHVEIGAGVTIDGHAIPFSDLAQRDGKGRPMVPYFGGAVPAQSVFLHSPHRSSYDSRYFGPLPVSGILGLAQPVLTYVP